One stretch of Chryseobacterium sp. LJ668 DNA includes these proteins:
- a CDS encoding FUSC family protein: MNYSSELKKIVTSQYVYSSIRITLATVIPCLVLSYFGLLKEYFLFPLGTSFVALTDQPGPFIRRRNSLTFAIFCFVIVSGIASLVKGIIPLVILEIILFGMFFSLIGVYGQRLAAVGSLALVVLAIFIDGHLTGVNILKSLLIFASGCIWFLLIFLVVTTIQPYKLASQMIGENYLQLAEFLKIKANFYQKNPDFDRLNTQVIAKQIEIKNLQEETRETVFKTRTIVNESTTISRLLMLMFLNSMDLHEKLMTSESDYKKLQQSFEDSSILVQIHDYLNILSEEIANIGISLQSSTRARPIFNLEARSQDLNVHYFELRNHQMNPDNLENFMVLRQIMMRINEITKEIKEIYSVFAQNVKLAKSLSTGLDLKKFMPNEEKINFKVLKSNISLSSSHFRHAIRITTALLLGYLVSQLPFLVIGHTYWILITIVAILKPAYSITKQRNLLRFYGTLAGAVIAYAILYYVHISAILFAILLLSMILCFSLLKGRYFWAVLFMTMYVFMSFNFLNPGNINVIFKDRIVDTVIAGIIAFLVSYIVLPVWEHTQNLELMKKSAECNLTYFHSVMAKFLNEDFDIEDYKVKRKNAIISLANLSDNFQRMISDPKNQQKKLEIVHQFVATSHLITAYTASLSQYSKNNEKYPEIDSESWTKKIEAEMNQVSVLLKGEKINETLKMDSRLEPEDSSIENLLIQRKSELLENEIFDRRDPNKISHLTELKNIHDVLELIYDVAKEQRKVIQTYSAESTTLPQS, translated from the coding sequence ATGAATTATTCTTCTGAGCTAAAAAAAATCGTTACCAGCCAATATGTATATTCCTCCATTAGGATTACATTGGCAACGGTTATTCCGTGCTTGGTGCTTTCCTACTTTGGTTTGCTAAAAGAATATTTCTTATTTCCTTTGGGAACAAGCTTTGTTGCATTGACAGATCAGCCCGGACCGTTCATCCGAAGGAGAAATTCACTAACGTTTGCCATTTTCTGTTTCGTTATTGTTTCAGGAATTGCGAGTTTAGTTAAAGGCATTATTCCGTTAGTCATTTTAGAAATCATCCTTTTCGGAATGTTCTTTTCTCTTATTGGGGTTTACGGACAGAGACTTGCCGCGGTGGGATCATTAGCTTTGGTTGTTTTAGCTATATTTATCGACGGGCATTTAACCGGGGTCAATATTTTGAAGAGTTTATTGATTTTTGCATCAGGCTGCATCTGGTTTCTATTAATTTTTCTCGTTGTTACCACGATTCAGCCCTATAAATTAGCCAGTCAGATGATTGGTGAAAACTATCTGCAGCTTGCCGAATTTTTAAAAATTAAAGCCAATTTTTATCAGAAGAATCCGGATTTTGATCGCTTAAATACACAAGTTATCGCTAAGCAGATTGAGATCAAAAACCTGCAGGAAGAAACCCGTGAAACTGTTTTTAAAACCCGGACCATCGTCAACGAATCAACGACTATCAGCAGATTATTGATGTTGATGTTTCTGAATTCGATGGATCTGCATGAAAAGCTGATGACTTCAGAAAGCGATTACAAAAAGCTTCAACAAAGTTTTGAAGATTCCTCTATTCTAGTTCAGATTCATGATTATTTAAATATACTTTCCGAGGAAATTGCTAACATCGGGATTTCATTACAAAGCAGCACGCGAGCAAGGCCTATTTTTAACCTGGAAGCCCGTTCGCAGGATTTAAATGTTCATTATTTTGAGCTGCGAAACCACCAGATGAATCCTGACAACCTCGAGAACTTTATGGTTCTTAGACAAATCATGATGCGCATCAATGAGATTACAAAAGAGATCAAAGAAATTTACAGTGTTTTTGCTCAAAATGTAAAATTGGCGAAAAGTCTTTCCACAGGTCTGGATTTGAAAAAATTTATGCCGAATGAAGAAAAAATCAACTTTAAAGTTTTAAAAAGCAATATTTCTTTAAGCTCATCACACTTCCGTCATGCCATTAGAATCACAACCGCTTTATTATTGGGATATCTCGTTTCGCAGCTTCCGTTTTTAGTAATCGGTCATACGTATTGGATATTAATTACCATCGTGGCAATTTTAAAACCCGCCTACTCTATTACCAAACAGAGAAACCTGTTGCGTTTTTATGGTACGCTTGCAGGTGCAGTGATTGCATATGCTATTCTGTACTACGTTCACATCAGTGCTATTTTATTTGCAATTCTTCTGCTGAGCATGATTTTATGTTTCAGCTTGTTAAAAGGAAGATATTTTTGGGCAGTGTTGTTTATGACCATGTACGTTTTCATGAGTTTTAATTTTTTAAACCCGGGAAATATCAATGTGATCTTTAAAGATAGAATTGTAGACACTGTAATTGCGGGAATTATTGCTTTTTTGGTTTCTTATATTGTGCTTCCGGTTTGGGAACATACCCAGAATTTAGAATTGATGAAAAAATCAGCAGAATGCAACCTCACTTATTTTCATAGCGTGATGGCTAAATTTCTGAATGAAGATTTTGATATTGAAGATTACAAGGTAAAACGAAAAAACGCCATTATTTCACTCGCCAATCTTTCCGATAATTTTCAGCGAATGATTTCTGATCCCAAAAACCAGCAGAAAAAGCTGGAAATCGTCCATCAGTTTGTAGCAACCTCACATTTGATTACAGCCTATACCGCTTCTCTTTCCCAATACTCTAAAAACAATGAAAAATATCCTGAAATAGATTCTGAGAGCTGGACAAAAAAAATTGAGGCAGAAATGAATCAGGTTTCCGTATTGCTGAAGGGAGAAAAAATTAACGAGACCCTGAAAATGGACAGCCGTCTGGAACCTGAAGATTCTTCCATTGAGAATTTACTGATCCAAAGGAAATCTGAACTTTTGGAAAATGAAATTTTCGACCGCAGAGACCCGAATAAGATTTCACATTTAACAGAGCTTAAAAACATCCATGATGTATTGGAATTGATCTACGATGTCGCAAAAGAGCAGCGAAAAGTAATTCAAACCTACAGCGCAGAGAGTACTACTCTTCCACAATCGTAA
- a CDS encoding 4'-phosphopantetheinyl transferase family protein, whose translation MPLYRDFSDNNATIFIWKYEEGEELNPDELLEPENVDKVKDYHPKKLLEVLMVRKLLKSLKPNSKILYKEREPFLSPNDAEISITHSFPFAAIAISKNKIGIDIEKFHPKILRVIDKFTYENERGFIPAENAATFYTIIWSVKESMYKIHHSKYWSLKKNYEVKPFELKHLFDISCRVHDDKISDEFKARVKFFDDYCFTIVEE comes from the coding sequence ATGCCACTTTACCGTGATTTTTCTGACAACAATGCAACCATTTTCATCTGGAAATATGAGGAAGGTGAAGAATTAAATCCTGATGAGCTTCTGGAGCCGGAAAATGTCGATAAAGTAAAAGATTACCATCCAAAAAAATTACTGGAAGTCTTGATGGTTCGCAAGCTTTTAAAAAGTTTAAAGCCCAATTCAAAAATTCTATACAAAGAAAGAGAGCCTTTTCTATCGCCAAATGATGCAGAAATTTCAATTACCCACTCTTTTCCTTTTGCTGCGATTGCTATTTCAAAAAATAAAATAGGAATTGATATTGAAAAATTTCATCCTAAAATTTTACGCGTTATCGACAAATTCACATATGAGAACGAAAGAGGATTTATTCCTGCTGAAAATGCAGCAACTTTTTATACAATTATCTGGAGCGTGAAAGAAAGTATGTATAAAATTCACCATTCAAAATACTGGTCGCTCAAGAAAAATTATGAGGTGAAACCTTTCGAACTCAAACATCTTTTTGACATCAGCTGCAGAGTACATGACGACAAAATTTCAGATGAGTTTAAAGCCCGTGTGAAGTTCTTTGACGATTATTGTTTTACGATTGTGGAAGAGTAG
- the ahcY gene encoding adenosylhomocysteinase yields MSTTTQYIPYKVKDITLAEWGRKEITLAEAEMPGLMSIREEFGPSQPLKGARIAGCLHMTIQTAVLIETLVALGAEVTWSSCNIFSTQDHAAAAIAAAGIQVYAWKGLDEASFDWCIEQTLFFGEDRKPLNMILDDGGDLTNMVFDKFPEFTKDIKGLSEETTTGVHRLYERMKNGTLVMPAINVNDSVTKSKFDNKYGCKESAVDAVRRATDIMLAGKRVVVCGYGDVGKGTAASFRGAGSIVTVTEIDPICALQAAMDGFEVKRLDTVVDNADIVITTTGNFNIVRKEHFLKLKDKAIVCNIGHFDNEIDMAWLNENYGHTKSEVKPQVDIYTLEEGKEVIILAEGRLVNLGCATGHPSFVMSNSFSNQTLAQIELWTNSEAYGNEVYMLPKHLDEKVAALHLKKLSVELEELSTEQAEYIGVDVKGPYKPEYYRY; encoded by the coding sequence ATGAGTACTACAACACAATACATTCCTTATAAAGTTAAGGATATCACCCTTGCAGAATGGGGAAGAAAAGAAATTACTTTGGCAGAAGCAGAAATGCCAGGCTTGATGTCTATCCGTGAAGAATTCGGACCTTCTCAGCCATTGAAAGGTGCAAGAATCGCAGGATGTCTTCATATGACGATCCAAACTGCAGTTTTGATCGAAACTTTGGTTGCTCTTGGAGCTGAAGTTACCTGGTCTTCTTGTAACATTTTCTCTACGCAGGATCATGCTGCTGCTGCAATTGCTGCTGCAGGAATCCAAGTATATGCTTGGAAAGGTCTTGACGAAGCGTCTTTCGACTGGTGTATCGAGCAGACATTATTTTTCGGTGAAGACAGAAAACCATTAAACATGATTTTGGATGATGGTGGAGATTTAACCAACATGGTGTTTGATAAATTCCCTGAATTTACAAAAGACATCAAAGGACTTTCTGAAGAAACGACAACCGGAGTTCACAGATTGTACGAAAGAATGAAAAACGGAACTTTGGTAATGCCTGCAATCAACGTAAATGATTCGGTGACCAAATCTAAATTCGACAATAAATACGGATGTAAAGAATCTGCAGTAGATGCTGTAAGAAGAGCTACAGATATTATGTTGGCTGGTAAAAGAGTGGTTGTTTGCGGATATGGTGATGTAGGTAAAGGTACTGCTGCATCTTTCAGAGGAGCTGGATCTATTGTTACAGTAACTGAAATCGACCCAATCTGTGCTTTACAGGCTGCAATGGACGGATTTGAAGTAAAAAGATTAGATACTGTTGTTGATAATGCAGATATTGTAATCACTACAACCGGTAACTTCAACATCGTAAGAAAAGAACATTTCTTAAAATTAAAAGATAAAGCGATCGTTTGTAACATCGGTCACTTCGATAACGAAATCGATATGGCTTGGTTGAACGAAAACTACGGTCACACAAAATCTGAAGTGAAACCTCAGGTTGATATCTATACGTTAGAAGAAGGTAAAGAAGTAATCATTCTTGCAGAAGGCAGATTGGTCAACCTTGGTTGTGCAACAGGTCACCCAAGTTTTGTAATGTCTAACTCTTTCTCTAACCAGACTTTGGCTCAGATTGAACTTTGGACCAACTCTGAAGCTTACGGAAACGAAGTGTATATGCTACCAAAACATTTGGATGAAAAAGTTGCTGCTTTACACCTCAAGAAATTAAGCGTTGAGTTAGAAGAACTTTCTACAGAACAAGCTGAATATATTGGTGTGGATGTGAAAGGACCTTACAAGCCAGAATATTACAGATACTAA
- the yiaA gene encoding inner membrane protein YiaA has protein sequence MKKQGVSNAFVAASWVALGAGMIGFIVGLVRAEMQLNEKGYYFTILLYGLFAVVSLQKAVRDRMENIKVTDIYYGICWFATLSSIVLLTIGLWNATILPSEKGFYAFAFLLALFGAIAVQKNTRDNMMED, from the coding sequence ATGAAAAAACAGGGCGTATCAAATGCGTTTGTAGCAGCATCATGGGTTGCTTTGGGTGCCGGAATGATAGGATTCATCGTAGGTCTTGTACGTGCCGAAATGCAATTGAATGAAAAAGGATATTACTTCACGATTCTGCTTTACGGTCTATTTGCCGTAGTATCTTTACAGAAAGCCGTGAGAGACAGAATGGAAAACATTAAAGTAACTGATATTTATTACGGAATCTGCTGGTTTGCCACTTTATCATCCATCGTTCTGTTAACCATTGGACTTTGGAATGCCACGATACTTCCGAGTGAAAAAGGTTTTTATGCCTTTGCATTTTTACTGGCTCTGTTTGGTGCAATTGCCGTCCAGAAAAACACGCGGGACAATATGATGGAAGATTAA
- a CDS encoding BspA family leucine-rich repeat surface protein gives MKKLLLFAICILFFQITKAQDEFITIWKPSNISTQAISGGVLSTSTQIWFPGRGNNYNVSWEEIGYPSHNGSLSNISSTLHFLIDFGTPQNPVAANATYRVKVSNGNGTFQRVKFYDPLGSIFFGDPSKILQIEHWGNIVWTNMDFAYSSCPHLDMTATDTPNLTNVTSFESIFFSCASLVGNSSFNNWDTSNVTDLQAAFSNSPLFNQPLSNWDTSNVTRMILTFALSTSFNQNINNWDTGNVQTFNAMFFNASAFNQPLENWDTSSAIEIELMFSGALSFNKPIGNWNTANVTDFQRTFLNAPNFNQPIGDWDTSSGIYMNGMFQNATAFNQDIKDWNTANVTSMMSMFQNATSFNQDIKDWNTGNVIHLNSMFQNATSFNQDIKNWNTSNVTVMNSMFQNATSFNQNVGKWNTGQVTTMNNMFNGATNFNQSLGSWNLSSLTSASNLFLNSGVNCQNYDSTLLGWSNNPLTPQNISISNASPLKYSHSAAVNARNFLITSKGWSITGDTYDGECQSVLSTSENTIKNEISIYPNPATDFIFVKNLPKEVKEYQITDFSGRLINKNLLDQEMINIQHLVPGNYILKIIIRDKAENFKFIKK, from the coding sequence ATGAAAAAACTATTACTATTCGCGATCTGCATCCTCTTTTTCCAGATTACAAAAGCGCAAGACGAGTTTATTACTATTTGGAAGCCAAGTAATATATCTACACAGGCTATTTCAGGCGGCGTTCTATCCACCTCTACACAGATCTGGTTTCCGGGAAGAGGAAATAATTATAATGTGTCTTGGGAAGAAATAGGATATCCTTCGCATAATGGCAGCTTATCAAACATTTCTTCTACTCTGCATTTCCTCATTGATTTTGGAACTCCACAAAATCCCGTTGCAGCAAATGCGACATACCGCGTAAAGGTAAGCAACGGAAATGGAACTTTTCAAAGAGTGAAATTTTATGATCCTTTGGGTTCTATTTTTTTTGGAGACCCAAGTAAAATCTTACAAATTGAACATTGGGGGAATATTGTATGGACCAATATGGATTTTGCTTACTCATCCTGCCCACATTTGGATATGACTGCAACAGATACACCCAATTTAACCAATGTTACAAGTTTCGAAAGCATATTTTTTTCTTGCGCTTCTCTTGTCGGCAACAGCAGTTTTAATAATTGGGATACTTCAAACGTGACAGACTTACAGGCTGCGTTTTCAAACAGCCCGTTATTCAACCAGCCTCTTAGCAATTGGGATACTTCTAATGTTACAAGAATGATCTTGACATTTGCACTCTCTACATCATTTAATCAAAATATTAATAATTGGGATACTGGGAATGTTCAAACTTTTAATGCCATGTTTTTTAATGCAAGCGCGTTCAACCAACCTTTAGAAAATTGGGATACCTCTAGTGCAATAGAGATCGAATTAATGTTTTCAGGGGCTCTTTCATTTAATAAACCTATCGGAAATTGGAATACTGCAAATGTCACAGATTTTCAAAGAACTTTCTTGAATGCACCCAATTTTAATCAGCCTATAGGAGATTGGGACACTTCGAGCGGAATTTATATGAATGGAATGTTTCAAAATGCAACGGCGTTTAACCAAGATATTAAAGATTGGAATACCGCAAATGTTACTTCTATGATGAGTATGTTTCAAAATGCAACATCTTTCAACCAAGATATTAAAGATTGGAATACCGGAAATGTTATCCACTTAAACAGTATGTTTCAGAATGCAACCTCCTTTAACCAAGATATAAAGAATTGGAACACTTCAAATGTAACAGTAATGAATTCAATGTTCCAGAATGCAACGTCATTTAACCAAAATGTCGGTAAGTGGAATACAGGACAGGTAACGACTATGAATAATATGTTCAATGGTGCAACAAATTTTAATCAAAGTCTAGGAAGCTGGAATCTTTCTTCCCTTACGTCTGCGAGTAATCTATTTCTAAATTCTGGAGTCAATTGCCAAAACTATGACAGCACGCTTTTAGGATGGAGTAATAATCCCTTAACTCCACAAAACATAAGTATTTCCAATGCCTCACCTCTTAAATATTCACACTCGGCAGCAGTGAATGCAAGAAATTTTTTAATCACCTCCAAAGGCTGGTCGATAACGGGTGATACCTATGACGGAGAATGCCAATCAGTACTTTCTACCTCAGAAAACACTATTAAAAACGAAATTTCTATTTATCCAAATCCTGCGACAGATTTTATTTTTGTTAAAAATCTTCCGAAAGAGGTAAAGGAATATCAGATTACAGATTTTAGCGGAAGACTCATTAATAAAAATCTTCTGGATCAAGAAATGATCAATATTCAGCATTTGGTTCCGGGAAATTATATTTTAAAAATTATCATTAGAGACAAGGCTGAGAATTTTAAATTTATTAAAAAATAA
- a CDS encoding BspA family leucine-rich repeat surface protein: MRKIIMLFIFVAFFQITNAQDEFITIWKPGITQQIHFPGRGTNFNVTWEEIGYPQHNGNVSDINSTVDFTINFGTPLNPSPANATYRVKISNGNGNFNQVKFFDNTITPIYLGPDREKLLNVSQWGNIQWQTFDNAFVFCTNLDITAPDAPDLSLVTSTREMFYLCSSLVGNASFNNWDTSNLTTINSMFSAADQFNAPIGNWDVSNVTDFYAVFDMASNFNQPLRDWDTSNATTMEHMFHGASSFNQNIEKWNTSGVANMDMMFAVTTSFNQNIGSWNLSSLESAVDMLISSGLNCQNYDNALFGWNNNPQTPNSINLGNAAPLHYTHPAAVASRNNLITNKNWLVTGDNYNVFCNSILQVAEADKKMKLTIYPNPADHIIFLKNNKNAESFIITDATGRIIKKDTLNKDYINIQNLSQGNYILQIITKDGTENFKFIKK; this comes from the coding sequence ATGAGAAAGATCATTATGCTATTTATTTTTGTTGCATTTTTCCAAATAACAAATGCCCAGGATGAATTTATTACCATTTGGAAACCTGGGATTACTCAGCAGATCCATTTTCCCGGGCGAGGAACCAATTTTAATGTGACCTGGGAAGAAATAGGATATCCGCAGCATAACGGAAATGTAAGCGACATCAACTCAACCGTAGATTTTACGATTAATTTTGGAACGCCGCTCAATCCTTCACCTGCAAATGCCACTTACAGAGTAAAAATCAGTAATGGAAATGGAAATTTCAATCAGGTAAAATTCTTTGACAATACAATAACGCCGATCTATCTGGGGCCAGACAGGGAAAAGTTACTCAATGTATCACAATGGGGAAATATACAGTGGCAGACTTTTGATAATGCTTTTGTATTTTGTACCAATCTTGATATTACAGCGCCTGATGCTCCTGATCTCAGTTTGGTAACCAGTACCAGAGAAATGTTTTATCTCTGCTCTTCACTGGTAGGAAATGCAAGCTTTAATAATTGGGACACTTCAAATCTGACAACGATCAACTCTATGTTTTCTGCAGCAGACCAATTTAATGCTCCGATCGGAAACTGGGATGTTTCTAACGTGACCGATTTTTATGCTGTATTTGACATGGCCTCTAACTTTAATCAACCCTTGCGAGATTGGGACACCTCCAATGCGACAACGATGGAGCATATGTTCCACGGTGCCAGTTCGTTTAATCAAAATATAGAAAAATGGAACACTTCGGGTGTTGCGAATATGGATATGATGTTTGCCGTAACGACCAGTTTCAATCAAAATATTGGATCATGGAACCTGAGCTCATTAGAATCGGCGGTCGACATGCTTATTTCTTCCGGCCTTAACTGTCAGAACTACGATAATGCGTTGTTTGGCTGGAACAATAATCCTCAAACCCCCAACAGCATCAATCTGGGAAATGCGGCGCCGCTTCACTACACACATCCTGCAGCGGTGGCCTCACGAAACAATCTTATCACCAATAAAAATTGGCTGGTAACGGGAGATAATTACAATGTATTCTGCAATTCAATCTTGCAAGTTGCTGAGGCTGATAAAAAAATGAAGCTGACCATTTATCCAAATCCGGCAGATCATATAATCTTTTTAAAAAATAATAAAAATGCTGAAAGCTTTATCATAACGGATGCAACCGGCAGAATCATTAAGAAAGATACCTTGAATAAAGATTATATTAATATACAAAACCTCTCGCAGGGAAATTATATTTTACAGATCATCACGAAAGATGGTACAGAAAACTTTAAGTTCATCAAAAAATAA
- a CDS encoding DUF6705 family protein, translating to MNKTQSKILVSLALIINLMSCKAQQTYPLLTSLDNIPNMSHLKDTNNELQSFVGTYVSTYNGNQTTLYISKENDKFFNYGDQQIYRDVISIKYIVKNSIGTILQDTKNMVLQQDDLSHAIYSLWVSENGTKAELVYSGTNCSVGWGDIFLKKINSTQISWEYRPDDLVTTADKCPSTLDTTIYLPATKDLIFTKQ from the coding sequence ATGAATAAAACGCAATCAAAAATATTAGTATCATTAGCGTTAATTATAAATTTAATGTCTTGTAAGGCTCAGCAAACTTATCCGTTATTGACCTCTTTGGATAATATCCCAAATATGTCTCATTTAAAAGACACTAATAATGAACTTCAATCTTTTGTAGGAACATATGTTTCAACATACAATGGAAATCAAACCACTCTTTATATTTCTAAAGAAAATGATAAATTTTTTAATTACGGGGATCAACAAATTTATAGGGATGTGATATCAATAAAATATATCGTAAAAAACTCAATAGGGACAATATTACAAGATACTAAAAATATGGTATTACAACAAGATGATCTATCACATGCTATTTATAGCTTATGGGTTTCAGAAAACGGTACAAAGGCAGAATTAGTCTACAGTGGAACTAATTGTAGCGTTGGCTGGGGTGACATTTTTTTAAAGAAAATCAATTCAACACAAATCTCTTGGGAATACCGTCCAGATGATCTCGTAACAACAGCAGATAAATGCCCTTCAACTTTGGATACAACGATTTATTTGCCTGCAACAAAAGATTTAATTTTCACAAAGCAATAG
- a CDS encoding helix-turn-helix domain-containing protein yields MIFFLILNLCLVKASIDKQFIVLFGQNLRKIRESKKISMQSLADTINVEYSQISRIERGLINTSIGIAHSISQALEIDIKELFNFQVEKKSNN; encoded by the coding sequence ATGATTTTTTTTTTAATTCTCAACCTTTGTCTTGTGAAAGCAAGCATAGACAAACAATTCATAGTATTATTTGGGCAAAATCTGAGAAAAATAAGAGAGTCCAAAAAAATAAGTATGCAAAGTCTTGCTGATACAATCAATGTAGAATATTCACAAATAAGTAGAATTGAAAGAGGATTGATTAACACTTCAATAGGAATCGCTCATTCAATATCACAAGCTCTAGAAATAGACATTAAAGAACTCTTCAATTTTCAAGTGGAAAAAAAATCGAATAATTAA
- the purE gene encoding 5-(carboxyamino)imidazole ribonucleotide mutase gives MVGIIMGSQSDLPIMELAADFLKSLDIPYELTVVSAHRTPERMFDYAKHAKKRGLKVIIAGAGGAAHLPGMVASCTTLPVIGVPILSSNSIDGWDSVLSILQMPGGIPVATVALNGALNAGILAAKILGCGDEKVAEKLQIYQDTLKDKVLGTVDDIKAKHPNLYDL, from the coding sequence ATGGTAGGAATTATCATGGGAAGTCAAAGCGACTTACCAATCATGGAACTGGCGGCAGATTTTTTGAAAAGTTTAGACATCCCTTACGAACTTACGGTGGTGTCGGCCCACAGAACACCAGAAAGAATGTTTGATTATGCCAAACATGCTAAAAAAAGAGGTCTGAAAGTAATTATTGCAGGAGCCGGCGGAGCTGCCCATCTTCCTGGAATGGTGGCGAGCTGTACGACTTTACCGGTAATCGGTGTTCCGATTTTGTCTAGCAATTCTATTGACGGCTGGGATTCTGTATTATCGATTCTTCAGATGCCGGGCGGAATTCCTGTGGCGACAGTCGCGTTAAACGGCGCTTTGAATGCCGGAATTTTAGCTGCAAAAATCTTAGGATGTGGAGATGAAAAAGTTGCAGAAAAACTTCAGATTTATCAGGATACGTTAAAAGACAAAGTTTTAGGAACGGTAGATGATATTAAAGCAAAGCATCCGAATCTATACGATTTATAA
- a CDS encoding DMT family transporter, with product MKNYKLTFAVLTVAIVWGTTFLAIRVAVETIPAWFVAGIRQFLAAIIMLIILLYRKEFRWIGWKNLSYQLIFSTLMLIIANGMTTVAEEEVTSSLTSLISACSPIVVFIGSVAIGLQKFTMRALFGVLLCFSGILFIFWDGLADMANPDYRMGILYLFIAIAGWASGTIFTKKLNIQSRNISLNLFYQFAFAGIVQLCFALLFSENYNFENWTALSISAMLYLAVFGSVAAFFAFHYALTRVSPVQVSILAYVNTIISIFLSWLILDETISAKFIIASVLIIIGVFIINYNKELFKRKQIEK from the coding sequence TTGAAAAATTACAAACTTACTTTCGCCGTTCTTACCGTTGCCATTGTCTGGGGAACTACTTTTCTCGCCATTCGCGTGGCGGTAGAAACAATTCCTGCCTGGTTTGTGGCGGGAATCCGTCAGTTTTTGGCAGCTATAATCATGCTTATCATTCTGCTCTACCGGAAAGAATTTAGATGGATTGGCTGGAAAAACTTGAGCTATCAACTTATTTTTTCAACTTTGATGCTCATTATTGCCAACGGAATGACGACTGTTGCTGAGGAAGAAGTGACAAGCAGTCTTACCTCGCTCATCAGTGCATGCTCACCCATTGTCGTATTCATTGGAAGCGTGGCGATTGGACTTCAAAAATTTACCATGCGTGCGCTTTTCGGAGTATTATTATGTTTCAGCGGTATACTTTTTATTTTTTGGGATGGTTTGGCAGATATGGCGAATCCCGATTACCGGATGGGAATTTTGTATCTCTTTATCGCTATCGCAGGATGGGCTTCAGGAACCATATTTACCAAGAAATTGAATATTCAAAGCAGAAATATTTCTTTGAACTTGTTTTACCAGTTCGCTTTTGCAGGAATCGTTCAACTTTGCTTTGCTTTATTATTTTCAGAAAATTATAATTTTGAAAATTGGACTGCTCTAAGTATTTCTGCGATGCTTTATTTAGCCGTTTTTGGCTCCGTAGCTGCATTTTTTGCTTTTCATTATGCTCTTACCAGAGTTTCGCCGGTTCAGGTCTCTATTTTGGCATACGTAAATACAATTATTTCGATTTTCTTAAGCTGGCTGATTTTAGACGAAACTATTTCAGCTAAATTTATCATTGCTTCTGTATTAATTATTATCGGCGTTTTTATCATTAATTACAATAAGGAATTATTTAAAAGAAAACAGATCGAAAAATAA